One window of the Bacteroidetes bacterium SB0662_bin_6 genome contains the following:
- a CDS encoding orotate phosphoribosyltransferase, translated as MSNGAPSPSTHTDLVDLGRRLYERALVRRGEEHLTDPRGRPIGWLLDIRIPMLDAAMFREVGQVLADRLRSKGACQVAGHGFGAYAMVCSVLAAEGSPPFTAGFVRESRKPHGRRRLIEGPLDRQEPVVLLDDILNSGRNAMRAISQLRQDGFEVAGVMTLFNFAWSGGKAQVEKDGVWVDSLLELNLRDEKQEKSDPA; from the coding sequence ATGTCGAATGGCGCGCCATCCCCATCCACCCATACGGATCTGGTCGATCTGGGTCGCCGCCTGTATGAGCGGGCGCTCGTCCGGCGCGGGGAAGAGCATCTTACCGACCCCCGGGGGCGGCCTATCGGGTGGCTGCTGGACATACGCATTCCCATGCTCGACGCCGCCATGTTCCGTGAAGTCGGACAGGTGCTGGCCGACCGCCTCCGCAGCAAGGGGGCATGCCAGGTGGCCGGTCACGGCTTCGGCGCGTACGCCATGGTATGCTCGGTGCTCGCTGCAGAAGGATCCCCGCCGTTTACGGCAGGTTTCGTGCGGGAAAGCCGCAAGCCGCACGGACGCCGCAGGCTCATCGAAGGACCGCTCGACCGACAGGAACCCGTCGTACTCCTTGACGACATCCTCAACAGCGGACGGAACGCCATGCGCGCGATTTCACAACTCCGGCAGGACGGGTTCGAGGTGGCCGGCGTCATGACGCTCTTCAACTTTGCATGGAGCGGCGGCAAGGCACAGGTGGAAAAGGACGGGGTCTGGGTGGATTCCCTGCTCGAACTGAACCTGCGTGACGAGAAACAGGAAAAATCCGATCCGGCATAA
- a CDS encoding DUF4159 domain-containing protein encodes MRTHISRTGALARTIALWVSAHLAAGQVANGQAVNIQARENASIQVVQEQATTSNAGLLRIAAVKYSGGGDWYQASTPLPNFLRYVRTNTLMQVDTRPDVVELSSDKVFGFPFLFLSGHGNIVLSDGEAQRLRRYLQNGGFLYVDDDYGLDEYIRREMKKIFPEKSFVELPFDHEIYHAHYPFPNGLPKIHEHDNAPPRGYGLFHEGRLIVFYTYETNISDGWESPEVHNDSPETRETAFRMGTNILTYAMMH; translated from the coding sequence ATGCGGACGCATATTTCTCGAACAGGCGCCTTGGCACGCACCATTGCGCTATGGGTTTCGGCGCATCTTGCCGCGGGGCAGGTTGCGAACGGGCAGGCCGTGAATATACAAGCCCGGGAAAATGCGAGCATACAAGTCGTGCAGGAACAGGCCACGACATCCAACGCAGGTCTCCTGCGGATCGCCGCCGTGAAATACAGCGGAGGCGGAGACTGGTACCAGGCCAGCACGCCCCTTCCCAATTTCCTGCGGTATGTCCGCACCAACACGCTCATGCAGGTCGATACCCGTCCCGACGTGGTCGAACTCTCCAGCGACAAGGTATTCGGTTTCCCGTTCCTGTTCCTGTCCGGCCACGGCAACATCGTGCTCTCGGACGGCGAAGCGCAGCGGCTCCGGCGTTATTTGCAAAACGGGGGCTTCCTGTACGTCGACGACGACTACGGCCTCGACGAATACATCCGCCGGGAAATGAAAAAAATCTTTCCCGAAAAATCCTTTGTGGAGTTGCCGTTCGACCATGAAATTTACCATGCCCATTACCCGTTTCCGAACGGGCTTCCGAAGATTCACGAACACGACAACGCGCCGCCCCGGGGGTACGGACTTTTCCACGAAGGGCGCCTGATCGTGTTCTACACCTACGAAACGAACATCAGTGACGGGTGGGAATCGCCGGAAGTGCATAACGACTCCCCGGAAACGCGCGAGACCGCGTTTCGTATGGGCACAAACATTCTCACCTACGCCATGATGCACTAA
- a CDS encoding sulfite exporter TauE/SafE family protein → MDIVHLVILVAAGLGGGFVAGLFGVGGGIIFAPVLFFYYQQIGVSPEALAPLTIGSSLFCTMITAGASAWVQYGKRAVVSRVAVIVGLFSAAIVLIMTRWITTRPWYDGEAFQIVFSIVLLALVVRMVVRFESEPEKDVFDPQRLGGGTLAGTGTAAGAIASAAGVGGGVVLVPAYNHFLRLPMHIATGTSSATIVFISLAGILAYGWLGQGANTPELTLGYVDAIRGLFLAVPATFTAQLGVRTAHRLNQRMLQLLFAALAGIVALRLLWDVAAG, encoded by the coding sequence ATGGATATCGTCCACCTGGTGATTCTGGTAGCCGCCGGCCTCGGTGGAGGATTCGTGGCTGGGCTTTTCGGGGTCGGCGGAGGCATCATCTTTGCCCCGGTGCTTTTCTTCTATTACCAGCAGATAGGCGTTTCTCCGGAGGCGCTTGCGCCCCTTACGATCGGGTCGAGTCTGTTCTGCACGATGATCACCGCCGGCGCCAGCGCCTGGGTGCAGTATGGAAAAAGGGCGGTCGTGTCCAGAGTGGCCGTGATCGTCGGTCTTTTCAGCGCCGCCATCGTTCTGATCATGACCCGCTGGATCACCACGAGACCCTGGTACGACGGCGAGGCATTCCAGATCGTTTTCAGCATCGTCCTGCTCGCACTGGTCGTGCGTATGGTGGTGCGTTTCGAATCCGAGCCGGAAAAAGATGTGTTCGACCCGCAACGGCTCGGAGGCGGCACGCTTGCGGGCACGGGAACCGCAGCGGGCGCCATTGCTTCGGCTGCCGGCGTAGGGGGAGGGGTGGTGCTCGTACCGGCGTACAACCACTTCCTGCGCCTGCCGATGCATATAGCCACCGGCACTTCCAGCGCCACCATCGTATTCATTTCACTGGCGGGCATTCTGGCATACGGCTGGTTGGGGCAGGGAGCGAACACGCCGGAACTCACGCTCGGGTATGTGGACGCCATCCGAGGTCTTTTTCTGGCAGTACCTGCTACGTTTACGGCCCAGCTGGGCGTACGCACGGCGCACCGCCTCAACCAGCGCATGCTGCAACTGCTGTTTGCGGCACTGGCCGGCATCGTGGCGTTACGGCTGCTTTGGGATGTAGCCGCAGGGTGA
- a CDS encoding trypsin-like serine protease, whose translation MLLLLSTFGCKHNALSQAVPEQDATAEKTAAEDSETVLHAGAVQAEIEASRQTAITRAVETVSPAVVSVNVIEQVRYQDPFFSDPLFEYFFGRQELEQEVENLGSGFVISPDGYIVTNDHVAGNATKIAVAFPDGKALEGVLIGSDPVSDIALIKVEPGDPLPYLAFELEEDAFAGEWVIALGNPFGLFEAAQPTVTVGVVSAVERNLESPGDGRVYRDMIQTDAAINRGNSGGPLVNAVGKVIGVNTAIYSRTGGSIGIGFAVPAYKVQRIVDELREHGRVDRAFYTGLYVSEVSPDIAQALGMTSEQGVLVRDIDRDSPADEAGFEPYDVIVSMEGETIQGHEDLSGKMQDYRPGDQVRFGVFRNGSIQQVTMRIGRQSG comes from the coding sequence ATGCTGTTGCTCCTGAGTACATTCGGGTGCAAGCACAATGCATTATCCCAGGCGGTTCCGGAACAAGACGCGACTGCGGAGAAAACCGCCGCCGAAGATTCGGAAACCGTGCTGCACGCCGGGGCCGTCCAGGCCGAGATCGAGGCATCGCGCCAAACGGCCATCACCCGCGCCGTGGAGACGGTCTCCCCCGCCGTGGTAAGCGTCAATGTCATAGAACAGGTCCGGTATCAGGATCCGTTCTTCTCCGATCCTTTGTTCGAATACTTCTTCGGCAGGCAGGAACTCGAGCAGGAGGTGGAAAATCTCGGTTCGGGTTTCGTGATCTCGCCCGACGGCTACATCGTCACCAATGATCACGTCGCAGGCAACGCCACAAAAATCGCGGTCGCTTTTCCGGACGGCAAGGCCCTGGAAGGCGTCCTTATCGGCTCTGATCCGGTTTCCGACATCGCCCTGATCAAGGTGGAGCCGGGGGATCCGTTGCCCTACCTTGCATTCGAACTTGAGGAAGACGCCTTCGCAGGAGAATGGGTCATCGCGCTGGGCAATCCCTTCGGCCTTTTCGAAGCGGCCCAGCCAACCGTCACCGTCGGCGTCGTCAGCGCCGTGGAGCGCAACCTCGAATCGCCCGGAGACGGGCGCGTGTACCGGGACATGATCCAGACGGATGCCGCCATCAACCGGGGCAACTCCGGCGGCCCCCTCGTCAATGCCGTCGGGAAGGTCATCGGGGTGAACACGGCAATCTACAGCCGGACCGGGGGCTCGATAGGCATCGGGTTCGCCGTGCCAGCCTACAAAGTGCAGCGCATTGTCGACGAACTCCGCGAGCACGGCCGCGTCGATCGGGCATTCTACACCGGGCTGTACGTCTCCGAAGTCAGTCCGGACATTGCCCAGGCGTTGGGCATGACGTCCGAACAGGGCGTGCTGGTGCGTGACATAGATCGGGATTCGCCGGCCGACGAGGCCGGATTCGAACCCTACGATGTGATTGTGTCCATGGAAGGGGAAACCATCCAGGGGCACGAAGATCTGAGCGGCAAGATGCAGGATTACCGGCCTGGGGACCAGGTCCGCTTCGGCGTCTTTCGCAACGGATCGATCCAGCAGGTGACGATGCGCATTGGCCGGCAGTCCGGATGA
- a CDS encoding branched-chain amino acid transaminase, producing MTKHPIWFNGKLVPFEDAKVHVLTHALHYGSSVFEGIRCYDTDAGPGVFRLREHMRRMVDSARIHRMDIPYSIDELVEAALETVRESGMRECYIRPLSFRGEGPMGVNPLNNPVETVIAVWEWGKYLGPEALIEGVDVHVSSWNRMAPNTFPALAKAGGNYLNASLAKMDAVLNGYVEGIMLSYDGHVGEGSGENLFLVRDGKILTTPLALSILPGITRDTVITLARERGYEIVETRIPREALYIADELFFTGTAAEVTPIRTVDKHRIGSGRRGPVTEELQEAFFDVVKKGNDPHGWLSFVNRTFNEVAEIN from the coding sequence ATGACCAAACACCCTATCTGGTTCAATGGAAAACTGGTGCCGTTTGAGGACGCCAAAGTGCATGTGCTGACCCATGCCCTGCACTACGGATCCTCCGTGTTCGAAGGCATTCGCTGCTACGACACGGATGCCGGCCCGGGTGTTTTCCGGCTGCGGGAGCATATGCGGCGGATGGTCGACTCCGCACGAATTCACCGGATGGACATTCCGTACTCCATCGACGAGTTGGTGGAAGCGGCGCTCGAGACGGTGCGTGAGAGCGGCATGCGGGAATGCTACATCCGTCCGCTGTCCTTCCGCGGAGAAGGACCGATGGGCGTCAATCCGCTGAACAACCCGGTCGAAACGGTTATCGCCGTGTGGGAATGGGGAAAATACCTCGGTCCCGAGGCGCTCATCGAAGGAGTGGATGTTCATGTGTCTTCCTGGAACCGCATGGCTCCGAACACCTTTCCGGCACTTGCAAAAGCCGGGGGCAATTACCTGAACGCCTCGCTCGCAAAAATGGATGCGGTGCTGAACGGGTACGTGGAAGGCATCATGCTTTCCTACGACGGGCATGTGGGAGAAGGCAGCGGCGAGAATCTGTTTCTGGTTCGCGACGGAAAAATCCTTACGACGCCCCTGGCGCTGTCCATCCTTCCCGGCATTACGCGCGACACGGTCATAACCCTGGCCCGGGAACGCGGGTACGAAATCGTCGAAACGCGCATCCCCCGGGAGGCGCTCTACATCGCCGACGAGCTCTTCTTTACGGGCACGGCAGCCGAGGTGACGCCGATACGCACGGTCGATAAGCACCGGATCGGAAGCGGGCGGCGGGGACCCGTCACCGAAGAACTGCAGGAAGCCTTTTTCGACGTCGTCAAAAAAGGAAACGACCCGCACGGGTGGCTCTCGTTCGTGAACCGCACGTTCAACGAAGTGGCGGAAATCAACTGA
- a CDS encoding serine hydroxymethyltransferase, protein MNDLQKNDPRMYEAIQQEVDRQNEGLELIASENFVSRAVLQALGSPLTNKYAEGLPGKRYYGGCQHVDTAEDLARERAKELFGCDWVNVQPHSGASANAAVFLTLMKPGDTFLGLDLSHGGHLTHGSPVNFSGILYESVHYGVEKDGPLAGHIDMNKVRDLARKQKPRMISIGASAYSRDFDYAAFRDIADETGAFLWMDMAHTAGLIAAGLMNDPMPHCHIVSTTTHKTLRGPRGGMLLIGKDYENPFGKKAPASGRVKRMSELFDSAVFPGTQGGPLMHVIAAKGVSFGEALQPDFVEYGKQIIANAKAMAKAFMDRGYDLVSGGTDNHLVLIDLRSKGLTGKEAEAALQTADITVNKNMVPFDETSPFVTSGMRIGTPAMTTRGFGEAEFEWVVELMDRILSDMGNEDVRRHVKEEVRALCSRFPLYDFAVA, encoded by the coding sequence ATGAACGATCTTCAGAAAAACGACCCCCGGATGTACGAAGCCATCCAGCAGGAGGTCGATCGTCAAAACGAAGGACTTGAACTGATTGCGTCGGAAAACTTCGTCAGCCGGGCCGTTCTGCAGGCGCTGGGCAGCCCGCTCACCAACAAATACGCGGAAGGCCTCCCCGGCAAACGGTATTACGGCGGATGCCAGCATGTGGACACGGCGGAGGACCTGGCGCGAGAGCGGGCGAAGGAATTGTTCGGCTGCGACTGGGTCAATGTGCAGCCGCATTCCGGCGCCAGTGCGAATGCGGCCGTGTTTCTGACGCTAATGAAGCCTGGAGACACCTTCCTCGGGCTGGATCTTTCCCACGGCGGGCATCTCACCCACGGCAGCCCCGTCAACTTTTCGGGGATTCTGTACGAGTCCGTCCATTACGGCGTCGAAAAGGACGGCCCGCTGGCCGGGCACATCGACATGAACAAGGTGCGCGATCTCGCCCGGAAACAGAAACCCCGGATGATTTCCATCGGCGCAAGCGCCTATTCCCGCGACTTCGACTACGCTGCCTTCCGCGACATCGCCGACGAGACAGGGGCCTTCCTCTGGATGGACATGGCGCACACGGCAGGGCTGATCGCAGCGGGCCTGATGAACGATCCGATGCCGCATTGCCATATCGTTTCCACCACCACGCACAAGACGCTGCGCGGGCCCCGGGGAGGCATGCTCCTTATCGGAAAGGATTATGAAAATCCCTTCGGGAAGAAGGCGCCTGCCTCGGGACGCGTGAAGCGCATGAGCGAATTGTTCGATTCGGCGGTATTTCCGGGTACGCAGGGCGGGCCGCTCATGCATGTGATTGCGGCCAAGGGCGTTTCCTTCGGCGAAGCCCTGCAACCGGATTTCGTCGAATACGGCAAACAGATAATTGCGAACGCTAAAGCCATGGCGAAGGCCTTTATGGATCGGGGATACGATCTGGTTTCGGGCGGCACGGACAATCACCTTGTATTGATCGACCTGCGCAGCAAGGGACTCACCGGCAAGGAGGCCGAAGCGGCCCTGCAAACGGCGGACATCACGGTGAACAAGAACATGGTGCCGTTCGACGAAACGAGCCCGTTCGTGACGAGCGGCATGCGGATCGGAACGCCCGCCATGACGACGCGCGGCTTTGGAGAAGCGGAGTTCGAGTGGGTGGTCGAGTTGATGGACCGCATCCTCTCCGACATGGGGAATGAAGACGTGCGGCGCCACGTAAAGGAAGAGGTGCGCGCCCTGTGCAGCCGCTTCCCGCTGTACGATTTCGCCGTGGCATAA
- the tatC gene encoding twin-arginine translocase subunit TatC has translation MRLFGFRNKSVAARKTIQAIGEDSASSAFDLADVLEEMSFLDHLEELRWRILKGIGAVILGAVFCGIFDDFVIDQILLGPTKQDFFMYQLFGFEAKALILQNRTVTGQFFAYWGSVFVVGIIIGAPIAIYQFWKFIEPGLYPEEKKGMRFASFFATGFFVLGVGFGYCVITPMALQFFANFVISEQIVNEFDITKYFSLITMWVFGVGLLFELPVVMFFLSKIGIVDSTVLRKGRKYALIAILILGAILTPPDPVSQLLVAVPMVGLYELSIWIAKHVERREKRRLEKALE, from the coding sequence ATGAGACTGTTCGGATTTCGCAATAAATCCGTTGCTGCCCGGAAAACGATCCAGGCGATCGGGGAAGACAGTGCATCCAGCGCATTCGATCTGGCCGATGTGCTGGAAGAAATGTCCTTCCTCGATCACCTCGAGGAACTCCGGTGGCGCATTCTGAAGGGGATCGGCGCCGTTATCCTCGGGGCCGTTTTTTGCGGGATTTTTGACGATTTCGTCATCGACCAGATTCTTCTCGGCCCCACGAAGCAGGACTTTTTCATGTATCAGCTCTTCGGTTTCGAAGCGAAGGCGCTGATCCTGCAAAACCGCACCGTAACCGGCCAGTTTTTCGCCTACTGGGGATCGGTGTTCGTGGTCGGCATCATTATCGGCGCGCCCATCGCCATCTACCAGTTCTGGAAATTCATTGAGCCGGGCCTGTACCCTGAAGAGAAAAAGGGCATGCGCTTCGCGTCCTTCTTCGCCACCGGATTTTTCGTGCTGGGCGTCGGATTCGGCTACTGCGTCATTACCCCGATGGCCTTGCAGTTCTTTGCAAATTTTGTCATTTCCGAACAGATCGTCAATGAATTCGACATCACCAAGTATTTCAGCCTGATAACCATGTGGGTATTCGGGGTTGGGCTGCTCTTCGAACTGCCCGTGGTTATGTTTTTTCTGTCGAAAATCGGCATTGTCGATTCCACGGTCTTGCGCAAGGGGCGCAAATATGCGCTTATTGCTATCCTGATACTTGGCGCGATTCTCACGCCTCCGGATCCCGTTTCGCAGTTGCTGGTGGCTGTACCTATGGTGGGGCTCTACGAACTCTCCATATGGATTGCAAAACACGTGGAGCGGCGCGAGAAACGACGATTGGAGAAAGCTCTCGAATAA
- a CDS encoding S41 family peptidase, translating into MDCKTRGAARETTIGESSRINSPDPMRIPPAMKKRPTLIVLALGVLATGFFSVDDDDFFTLRKSFRIFGSVYEELVTGYVDRPDPERLMRVGIHAMLEDLDPYTTFIDEADNTQIHIITRGSYGGVGLSIDVRNEKIIVVEPIEGTSGYKQGVRTGDVIIEIEGQSTDGMTLSDLRNLMRGEPGTAVELTVEREGAPEPIRFLLYRQQVTLKNVSFTGFADSSSGIGYIKFDRFARGAASEFREAVETLQKTDRMEGLVIDLRDNPGGLLDEAVEVTQLFVPLGSVIVSTRGRTLQNERVYRSTSPPIAPGLPLVVLVGEITASASEIVSGALQDLDRAVVLGTPTFGKGLVQVIKPLPYNTSLKMTTSKYYTPSGRSIQAIDYNEKQDAGATIVDSLQQQFTTRNGRPVSNGRGVEPDRLAPLETESELEKALVRRAAFFFYANHFAALNDSIPPGFTVSDDILTDFAAWLEEEQFTYRTDAEHALQTLDAQLTENGYESAQDEMEALREVMLFEKQTAFERHSENLKKQLREEILARYFGQSAQIAASFDHDAQILAAVHLLEDLPAYRRILAPR; encoded by the coding sequence ATGGATTGCAAAACACGTGGAGCGGCGCGAGAAACGACGATTGGAGAAAGCTCTCGAATAAATTCCCCCGATCCGATGCGCATACCTCCTGCAATGAAAAAACGTCCGACGCTCATCGTCCTCGCGCTCGGCGTGCTGGCGACCGGTTTCTTTTCAGTGGACGATGACGATTTCTTTACGCTGCGAAAGAGTTTCCGGATTTTCGGCTCGGTCTACGAGGAACTGGTTACCGGCTATGTGGACCGCCCCGATCCCGAACGGCTCATGCGCGTGGGTATCCATGCCATGCTGGAAGACCTGGACCCGTATACCACGTTCATCGACGAGGCCGACAATACGCAGATTCATATCATCACGCGGGGCAGTTACGGAGGGGTAGGTCTGAGCATCGACGTGCGCAACGAAAAGATCATCGTCGTGGAGCCGATCGAGGGCACGAGCGGGTACAAACAGGGCGTGCGCACCGGGGACGTCATTATCGAAATCGAAGGACAATCGACCGACGGCATGACGCTCAGCGACCTCCGGAACCTGATGCGGGGCGAACCCGGAACCGCTGTCGAACTGACCGTCGAACGCGAGGGAGCGCCCGAACCCATTCGTTTTCTACTGTACCGCCAGCAGGTCACCCTGAAAAATGTATCGTTCACAGGGTTTGCAGACTCCTCGTCGGGCATCGGTTATATCAAATTCGACCGGTTTGCCCGTGGGGCGGCCTCGGAATTCCGCGAGGCGGTAGAAACTCTGCAAAAAACGGACCGGATGGAGGGACTCGTCATCGACCTGCGGGATAACCCCGGCGGCCTTCTTGACGAAGCGGTAGAGGTTACGCAATTGTTTGTCCCGTTAGGCTCCGTCATTGTGTCCACGCGCGGACGAACCCTCCAGAACGAGCGGGTCTATCGCAGCACAAGCCCCCCCATCGCACCGGGCCTCCCGCTGGTGGTGCTGGTCGGCGAGATCACCGCCTCCGCCTCGGAAATCGTGTCGGGAGCCCTGCAGGACCTCGACCGGGCCGTCGTGCTCGGCACGCCCACCTTCGGGAAGGGGCTGGTGCAGGTCATCAAGCCGCTGCCGTACAATACGTCTCTGAAAATGACCACCTCGAAGTATTATACGCCCAGCGGACGGAGCATTCAGGCGATCGACTACAACGAGAAGCAAGACGCCGGAGCAACGATTGTCGATTCATTGCAACAGCAGTTCACCACCCGCAACGGCCGACCGGTCAGCAACGGCCGCGGGGTGGAGCCGGACCGCCTGGCGCCGCTCGAAACCGAGAGCGAACTGGAGAAAGCGCTCGTCCGCCGGGCTGCCTTCTTCTTCTATGCGAACCATTTCGCCGCCCTCAACGATTCGATCCCGCCCGGCTTTACCGTGTCCGATGACATCCTGACCGACTTTGCGGCATGGCTGGAGGAGGAACAGTTCACCTACCGGACCGACGCGGAACACGCGCTCCAGACACTGGACGCTCAACTGACAGAGAACGGATACGAATCGGCGCAGGACGAAATGGAGGCGCTGCGGGAAGTCATGTTGTTCGAAAAGCAGACCGCCTTCGAACGGCACAGCGAAAACCTGAAAAAACAACTTCGCGAAGAGATCCTGGCCCGGTATTTCGGGCAATCGGCGCAGATTGCCGCCTCCTTCGACCATGACGCCCAAATTCTGGCCGCCGTACATCTGCTCGAAGACCTTCCCGCATACCGCCGGATACTTGCGCCCCGTTAA
- a CDS encoding glycosyltransferase family 2 protein, with protein sequence MIETKNPRVLVIIPAFNEARAIGRVIRDIPGDQVEEIIVVNNASTDETERHARAAGATVLREDRKGYGWACLRGIEYARSRQPDIIVFLDGDHSDYPGEMPQLLAPILRNEADFVIGSRMTGDREPGAMLPQALMGNYVACSLIRWIWGVRFTDLGPFRAIRFEALEKLAMQDKTFGWTVEMQIKAVRAGLRCRETPVSYRRRVGVSKVTGSVSGTIKASVKILWTIGKFAFQGSSD encoded by the coding sequence ATGATCGAAACGAAGAACCCGCGTGTGCTGGTCATCATTCCGGCCTTCAATGAAGCCCGCGCCATCGGCCGCGTCATAAGGGACATTCCCGGCGACCAGGTCGAAGAGATCATTGTCGTGAACAATGCGTCCACGGACGAAACGGAACGCCATGCGCGGGCGGCAGGCGCCACCGTCCTGCGTGAGGACCGCAAGGGATATGGCTGGGCCTGTCTCCGGGGAATCGAATATGCCCGCAGCCGGCAACCGGACATTATCGTATTTCTGGATGGAGACCACAGCGACTACCCCGGCGAAATGCCGCAGCTGCTGGCGCCGATCCTCCGTAACGAGGCCGACTTCGTCATCGGCTCTCGCATGACGGGCGACCGGGAACCGGGGGCCATGCTGCCCCAGGCACTGATGGGCAACTATGTGGCCTGCTCCCTGATCAGGTGGATATGGGGCGTCCGGTTCACCGATCTCGGGCCGTTCCGCGCCATCCGGTTCGAGGCGCTGGAGAAACTCGCCATGCAGGACAAGACGTTCGGGTGGACGGTCGAAATGCAGATCAAGGCTGTGCGGGCCGGGCTGCGCTGCCGGGAAACGCCCGTATCGTACCGCCGTCGGGTCGGTGTATCCAAGGTAACCGGTTCCGTTTCGGGGACGATCAAGGCTTCGGTGAAGATACTCTGGACCATCGGGAAATTCGCCTTTCAAGGAAGCTCTGATTAA
- a CDS encoding zinc ribbon domain-containing protein: MSERSANRECPSCALFIDAHADVCPYCGYDLPRTASSIKVAAIVFAVLMLWPLFELVRYLLR, encoded by the coding sequence ATGTCTGAGCGTTCTGCGAACAGGGAATGCCCGTCCTGTGCGCTGTTCATCGATGCGCATGCGGACGTGTGTCCGTACTGCGGGTACGACCTGCCCCGGACCGCCTCTTCGATCAAGGTGGCGGCCATCGTGTTCGCAGTGCTGATGCTCTGGCCACTCTTCGAACTGGTGCGGTATCTGCTGCGCTGA
- a CDS encoding cupin domain-containing protein codes for MLSNNSPALPECLPGGMSVDTFLRDWWRKKPLLIRNAFPDFESPITPEELAGLALEEEAVSRLILERGGTYPWELRHGPFREEDFANLPETHWTLLVQEVDRWVPELAGLFERFLFVPSWRFDDIMVSYAPEGGNVGAHVDRYDVFLIQALGRREWRIGAKPLPAEEEVSVPDIDVDMLADFEADEVLVLEPGDMLYLPPRVAHHGIALGPCMTFSVGFRAPDHAEYLDAVLRRAIADADPLGSFSGTESAPPDHPGRIGEDVLDQLYIFVWDTLTAPVLEQAFGALVTEPQRGEELPAPEREWTGEDLAGALRGGAELVRAAPNRFAFVERHNGCAVLFAHGETYPLEPELAYAAPLIAGREPLNGETLKEALEDGDFLELLAVLANAGSVEVSGGIFSTGVRWDAES; via the coding sequence ATGTTGTCCAATAATTCGCCTGCCCTGCCCGAATGTCTGCCGGGAGGCATGTCTGTCGATACCTTTCTCCGCGACTGGTGGCGGAAGAAACCGCTCCTCATCCGGAACGCGTTCCCGGATTTCGAGTCCCCGATCACGCCGGAGGAACTGGCGGGCCTGGCGCTTGAGGAAGAGGCGGTCTCGCGCCTCATCCTGGAGCGCGGCGGAACGTATCCTTGGGAACTCCGCCACGGGCCGTTCCGGGAGGAGGATTTTGCGAATCTTCCCGAAACGCACTGGACTCTGCTTGTGCAGGAGGTGGATCGCTGGGTTCCTGAACTGGCGGGCCTGTTCGAACGGTTTCTGTTCGTGCCGTCATGGCGCTTCGACGACATCATGGTGAGTTACGCTCCGGAGGGCGGAAACGTGGGGGCGCATGTGGACCGGTACGACGTGTTTCTGATCCAGGCGCTCGGGCGGCGTGAATGGCGGATCGGGGCGAAGCCGCTGCCTGCCGAAGAGGAAGTGTCCGTGCCGGATATCGATGTGGATATGCTGGCGGATTTCGAGGCGGACGAGGTGCTGGTGCTGGAGCCGGGCGATATGCTCTACCTGCCGCCCCGCGTGGCGCATCACGGGATTGCGCTGGGCCCCTGCATGACGTTTTCGGTCGGGTTTCGTGCGCCGGATCATGCGGAATACCTTGACGCCGTGCTGCGCCGGGCGATCGCGGACGCCGATCCGCTGGGGAGCTTTTCCGGGACGGAGTCGGCTCCGCCCGATCATCCGGGTCGCATCGGGGAGGATGTGCTGGACCAGTTGTACATTTTCGTATGGGACACCTTGACGGCCCCCGTCCTTGAGCAAGCCTTCGGTGCGCTTGTTACCGAGCCGCAGCGGGGCGAGGAGTTGCCGGCGCCGGAACGGGAATGGACAGGAGAAGACCTTGCCGGGGCGTTGCGGGGCGGCGCCGAACTGGTGCGCGCAGCGCCGAATCGCTTCGCCTTCGTCGAACGCCATAACGGATGCGCTGTCCTGTTTGCTCACGGCGAGACGTATCCATTGGAGCCGGAGCTGGCGTATGCCGCGCCGCTTATTGCGGGCCGGGAACCGCTGAATGGGGAAACGCTCAAGGAGGCGCTGGAGGATGGGGATTTTCTGGAATTATTGGCGGTGTTGGCGAATGCGGGGAGTGTGGAGGTTTCCGGGGGAATCTTTTCGACAGGCGTTCGCTGGGATGCCGAGTCTTGA